One stretch of Labrenzia sp. CE80 DNA includes these proteins:
- a CDS encoding TetR/AcrR family transcriptional regulator — MTRKPQKRTLVTRSKILASAASLAAEHERELEGLTAEAISEHAGVAKGTIFAHFGDMDGLLSYLLLDRLRELRARADADDTPLEALSVDPVKTLLDRMMALIEVITESQTMLRVFMDNIGVTKGHCAPEFVENLDALDGKLQAFLAYWQTAAGVTPALRKDRDPAEMVDGLIAFMIHGAILYRSHQIDDLSEIRQRLTRHVEAFLLAPAS; from the coding sequence ATGACGCGCAAACCGCAAAAAAGGACCCTGGTGACGCGCAGCAAGATCCTCGCATCTGCGGCGAGCCTTGCCGCCGAGCATGAGCGTGAGCTGGAAGGTTTGACGGCCGAAGCGATTTCGGAGCATGCCGGCGTAGCCAAGGGCACGATCTTCGCCCATTTCGGCGATATGGACGGCTTGCTCTCCTACCTGTTGCTCGACCGGCTGCGGGAGCTTCGTGCACGGGCCGATGCAGACGACACTCCTTTGGAAGCGCTGTCAGTCGATCCGGTCAAAACTTTGCTCGACAGGATGATGGCCCTTATTGAGGTAATCACCGAAAGCCAGACCATGCTGCGGGTGTTCATGGACAACATCGGCGTGACGAAGGGCCATTGCGCGCCGGAATTCGTTGAAAACCTGGATGCGCTCGATGGCAAGCTGCAGGCTTTTCTCGCCTATTGGCAGACAGCTGCTGGCGTCACTCCTGCCCTGCGCAAGGACCGCGACCCTGCGGAAATGGTCGATGGTCTGATCGCCTTCATGATCCACGGCGCAATCCTCTATCGGTCTCACCAGATCGATGACCTCTCCGAGATCCGCCAACGCCTGACCCGGCATGTGGAAGCCTTCCTGCTGGCGCCTGCGTCGTAG
- a CDS encoding PAS domain-containing methyl-accepting chemotaxis protein — protein sequence MLDSIFHGDVNSIWQAVGKSHAVIEFKPDGTIVDANENFLSTMGYGLADIKGKKHSIFVERDYGQSAEYENFWKELRDDNYQSAEFPRYTRDGREVWIQASYNPVVDSGGKVVKVVKLAVDITERKQQEAETNGQIEAINRSQAVIKFELDGTIIEANDNFLGAVGYSMDEIRGKHHRIFMDPADAASSEYSAFWDALRQGEFQSNEYKRIAKGGREIWIQATYNPIFDAKGNPRMVVKFATDITAQMEERLRRRAIQSEIDADLNSMADAITKANSEAASASSASSQASSGVQTVAAASEELVASIGEISRQVSQAMSISDSAVEKADGSSRIMSQLATDSQKIGEVIELIESIANQTNLLALNATIEAARAGEAGKGFAVVASEVKSLASQTSKATEDIRGQIESVQNSTSQSEEAIGSILGIIQELSEISSSIATAVEEQSSVTQEISGNMQMAAQGVQSISGNLADISGSTNEVEAVMVRVRDASQALS from the coding sequence ATGCTCGATTCTATTTTTCACGGAGACGTCAATAGCATTTGGCAGGCTGTCGGAAAGTCTCATGCCGTAATCGAGTTCAAGCCCGACGGTACGATTGTAGACGCGAATGAGAATTTTCTCAGCACGATGGGCTATGGTCTTGCGGACATCAAGGGCAAGAAGCACAGTATTTTCGTCGAGCGGGACTACGGTCAAAGCGCGGAGTACGAGAATTTCTGGAAAGAGCTTCGCGACGACAACTATCAGTCAGCGGAGTTTCCGCGTTACACCCGGGACGGCAGAGAAGTCTGGATCCAGGCATCTTACAATCCAGTCGTCGATTCCGGCGGCAAGGTTGTCAAGGTGGTGAAGCTTGCCGTCGACATCACCGAGCGAAAGCAGCAGGAAGCCGAAACCAACGGCCAGATCGAGGCGATCAACCGCTCTCAGGCCGTCATCAAGTTCGAGCTGGACGGTACGATCATTGAAGCCAATGACAATTTCCTTGGGGCTGTCGGCTACTCCATGGATGAGATCAGGGGTAAGCATCACCGTATCTTCATGGACCCGGCCGATGCCGCATCTTCTGAATACTCCGCCTTCTGGGATGCCCTGCGTCAGGGGGAATTCCAGTCGAACGAATACAAGCGGATTGCCAAGGGTGGCCGCGAGATCTGGATCCAGGCGACTTACAATCCGATTTTTGATGCCAAGGGCAACCCACGCATGGTGGTGAAATTTGCCACCGACATCACCGCGCAAATGGAAGAACGCCTGCGCCGCCGGGCAATCCAGTCGGAGATCGATGCCGACCTCAACAGTATGGCAGATGCCATCACGAAGGCGAACAGCGAAGCAGCCTCGGCTTCCAGTGCGTCTTCCCAGGCCTCCTCTGGCGTTCAGACCGTTGCTGCCGCATCTGAAGAGCTTGTCGCTTCGATCGGTGAAATCAGCCGCCAGGTCTCCCAGGCCATGTCGATTTCCGACAGTGCGGTCGAGAAGGCCGACGGTTCGTCCAGGATCATGTCGCAGCTGGCAACCGATTCCCAGAAGATCGGCGAGGTGATCGAATTGATCGAAAGCATCGCCAACCAGACCAATCTTCTCGCCCTCAACGCAACCATCGAGGCGGCACGGGCGGGCGAGGCAGGCAAGGGCTTTGCAGTCGTTGCTTCGGAGGTGAAAAGCCTGGCGTCCCAGACCAGCAAGGCGACAGAGGACATTCGCGGCCAGATCGAATCCGTGCAGAACTCGACCTCGCAGTCGGAAGAGGCCATTGGCTCGATCCTCGGGATTATCCAGGAGCTGTCGGAGATCTCTTCCAGCATCGCGACCGCGGTCGAAGAACAGTCCTCGGTCACCCAGGAAATCTCCGGCAACATGCAGATGGCGGCCCAGGGCGTTCAATCGATCTCTGGCAATCTGGCCGACATTTCCGGCTCGACCAACGAGGTGGAGGCGGTGATGGTTCGGGTACGTGATGCCTCTCAGGCACTGAGCTGA
- a CDS encoding YcgN family cysteine cluster protein, giving the protein MKSITSPENPESPPFWKVKTLAEMTQREWESLCDGCGRCCLNKLEDWDSGAIVWTDVACELLDGTSCRCRDYDNRAETVPDCIQLTVPEVQELTWLPPTCGYRLIRDGQDLYWWHPLVSGDEETVHQAGVSVRGRTVTEASVPVEEFEAHVVAWPNEVPTSAR; this is encoded by the coding sequence ATGAAATCAATCACCTCGCCTGAAAATCCTGAAAGCCCGCCGTTCTGGAAGGTCAAAACCCTGGCCGAAATGACGCAACGGGAATGGGAATCGCTTTGCGATGGCTGTGGGCGGTGTTGCTTGAACAAGCTCGAGGACTGGGATTCAGGAGCGATTGTCTGGACGGATGTCGCCTGCGAACTCCTGGATGGAACGAGCTGTCGCTGCAGGGACTATGACAACCGTGCGGAAACGGTGCCTGATTGCATCCAGCTGACCGTGCCTGAAGTTCAGGAGCTGACCTGGCTTCCTCCAACCTGTGGCTATCGTCTGATCCGCGACGGACAAGATCTCTACTGGTGGCACCCCCTGGTCTCCGGCGATGAGGAAACGGTTCACCAGGCCGGAGTTTCGGTTCGCGGCCGCACTGTAACGGAAGCCAGCGTCCCGGTGGAGGAATTCGAGGCCCACGTAGTGGCCTGGCCGAACGAGGTGCCAACGTCTGCTCGTTAG
- a CDS encoding PBP1A family penicillin-binding protein — translation MPRQRRSFGQFLLAIDAFVDTVLWTIGNALRRTFESYDAFLRRFRARGIWRALAELGSDACTYGAIGLVIVLAFAQPAFEATRYADWRTTDDFAVTFLDRFGKEIGKRGIVLNDTVPLEEIPDVLIKATLATEDRRFFSHFGIDIVGTFRAMVENARAGGVVQGGSSLTQQLAKNLFLSNERTLGRKIKEAYLALWLEANLTKQEILKLYLDRAYMGGGVFGVTAAAEFYFNKNVRELTLAESAMLAGLYKAPTKYAPHVNLPAARARANEVLTNMVQAGLLTEGQVIGARRNPAIAIDRSQDQLPEYFLDWALDEVKKLARRNPALARDRIVTVRTTLDPALQRQADLAVEATLRDNAKARDVGSAALAAMVPDGAVVAMVGGRSYGDSQFNRAVNALRQPGSSFKPFVYMAAFMNGYSKDSIVPDRPITIGGWSPRNYGRSYRGPVSLKVALTKSINTVPVRLAQAIGRDKIVETAYAMGITNELKISKSLPLGASDVSVLDMAASYSTFANGGHEATPYAIVEIKNSDGTVLYNRDRDETEPPRVLPADKVEEMNDILVNVVEAGTGRRARIDGVVAAGKTGTTSAYRDAWFVGYTGNFTAAVWFGNDDFTSTRRVTGGSLPAMTWQAFMEYAHKDIDLVPMPGVDAADLARFPKALVKDESENRPQPRVLNRQTQGVLKDIGKALSAISPLASAVPAESATPTDVAARQ, via the coding sequence GTGCCGCGGCAAAGGCGCAGTTTTGGGCAGTTTCTGCTGGCAATCGATGCCTTTGTCGACACGGTCCTTTGGACTATCGGCAACGCACTGCGCCGGACATTCGAATCCTATGATGCTTTCCTGCGGCGCTTTCGCGCAAGAGGCATCTGGCGCGCCCTGGCGGAGCTGGGCTCGGATGCCTGCACATATGGTGCTATTGGCCTCGTCATCGTGCTCGCCTTCGCCCAGCCTGCATTTGAGGCGACCAGGTATGCCGACTGGCGCACGACCGACGACTTTGCAGTCACCTTTCTCGATCGTTTCGGCAAGGAAATCGGCAAACGCGGCATCGTTCTCAACGACACGGTACCGCTTGAAGAAATTCCCGACGTCCTGATCAAGGCGACGCTTGCGACCGAGGACCGGCGGTTCTTCTCCCACTTCGGCATCGACATCGTCGGCACCTTCCGTGCCATGGTCGAAAACGCACGCGCAGGTGGCGTAGTTCAGGGCGGTTCGTCGCTGACCCAGCAGCTGGCGAAGAACCTGTTTCTGAGCAACGAGCGAACCTTGGGCCGCAAGATCAAGGAAGCCTATCTGGCCCTGTGGCTTGAGGCCAATCTGACCAAGCAGGAAATCCTGAAGCTCTATCTTGACCGGGCCTATATGGGCGGCGGGGTCTTCGGCGTGACCGCCGCTGCAGAGTTTTATTTCAACAAGAATGTCCGTGAACTGACCCTGGCCGAAAGTGCCATGCTGGCCGGTCTCTACAAAGCACCGACGAAATACGCGCCCCACGTCAATCTGCCCGCAGCACGCGCAAGAGCCAATGAAGTGCTGACCAACATGGTTCAGGCCGGTCTCCTGACCGAGGGACAGGTGATTGGCGCAAGGCGCAATCCGGCAATTGCCATCGACCGGTCCCAGGACCAGCTGCCGGAGTATTTCCTCGATTGGGCGCTGGACGAAGTGAAAAAACTGGCGCGCCGAAATCCCGCACTTGCGCGCGACCGCATCGTCACGGTTCGCACCACTCTCGACCCGGCCTTGCAACGGCAGGCGGATCTGGCGGTGGAAGCCACGCTGAGAGACAACGCGAAGGCCCGGGATGTAGGCTCGGCAGCTCTGGCGGCAATGGTTCCGGACGGCGCCGTGGTCGCCATGGTGGGTGGGCGGTCCTACGGCGACAGCCAGTTCAACCGCGCCGTCAACGCCCTGCGCCAACCTGGCTCGTCCTTCAAGCCCTTCGTCTACATGGCAGCCTTCATGAACGGCTATTCCAAGGACAGCATCGTGCCCGACAGGCCGATCACCATTGGAGGCTGGAGCCCGCGCAACTATGGGCGCAGCTATCGCGGGCCAGTGAGCCTGAAGGTGGCGCTGACCAAGTCGATCAACACTGTGCCGGTCCGCCTTGCCCAGGCCATCGGCCGCGACAAGATCGTGGAGACCGCCTATGCCATGGGTATTACCAACGAACTCAAGATCTCCAAGTCCCTGCCCCTTGGCGCCTCCGATGTGTCGGTCCTCGATATGGCCGCGTCCTATTCCACCTTTGCCAACGGCGGACATGAGGCGACGCCGTACGCGATCGTGGAAATCAAGAACAGCGACGGAACCGTTCTTTACAATCGAGACCGGGACGAGACGGAGCCGCCCCGGGTTTTGCCGGCCGACAAGGTTGAGGAAATGAACGACATCCTCGTCAATGTGGTCGAGGCAGGCACCGGCCGCAGGGCACGCATCGATGGTGTTGTTGCCGCCGGCAAGACCGGCACCACTTCTGCCTACAGGGATGCATGGTTTGTCGGATATACCGGTAACTTCACTGCCGCCGTCTGGTTTGGCAATGACGACTTCACATCCACCCGCCGGGTCACCGGCGGCAGCCTTCCCGCAATGACCTGGCAAGCCTTTATGGAATACGCCCATAAGGACATCGATCTGGTGCCCATGCCCGGCGTTGATGCGGCGGACCTTGCCCGCTTCCCCAAGGCTCTGGTGAAAGACGAGAGCGAAAACAGGCCTCAGCCGCGCGTGCTCAACCGGCAGACCCAAGGCGTTCTAAAAGACATCGGCAAGGCACTGAGCGCAATTTCACCGCTTGCGTCCGCCGTACCGGCTGAGAGCGCGACCCCGACAGACGTGGCGGCCCGGCAATGA
- a CDS encoding DUF1214 domain-containing protein, with product MIVAPKTQTSQVPIQSEASWYEPDMPAIIAPRRPTPIRSLFAVLLILFAGSLLGITSAYLMIERDRPFLSVTIGPWSAYPEAGTSEADPYSVAIYTRSARIPLASGEGLAISARTDSSGATLNPACDYRISGQTPTARLWTLTAADDHGRLVPTLADRTFLTSRQILRKEDGSFEITAARAPQSGNWLPLGLPRASETSADSMATAGGIGSGLMFTFRLYDAPITTGSALDGAVMPVIERLSCS from the coding sequence ATGATTGTCGCCCCAAAAACGCAGACGTCTCAGGTGCCGATTCAAAGCGAGGCCTCATGGTATGAGCCGGACATGCCGGCGATCATCGCCCCGCGCCGACCCACGCCGATCCGCTCGCTCTTTGCAGTTCTTCTGATCCTGTTTGCCGGTTCGCTTCTGGGCATCACCTCGGCCTATCTGATGATCGAACGGGATCGGCCCTTCCTGTCCGTGACCATCGGTCCCTGGTCGGCCTATCCGGAGGCCGGAACGTCGGAAGCAGATCCCTACTCCGTGGCGATCTACACGCGCAGCGCTCGCATTCCCCTGGCATCAGGTGAAGGTCTTGCCATCAGCGCACGAACCGACAGCTCGGGCGCCACGCTCAATCCGGCTTGTGACTACCGGATTTCCGGTCAGACGCCGACGGCACGTCTATGGACCCTGACAGCTGCGGACGATCATGGCCGGCTGGTCCCAACCCTTGCCGACAGAACCTTTCTCACCAGCCGTCAGATCCTGCGCAAGGAGGACGGCAGCTTCGAGATCACTGCCGCCCGTGCACCACAATCCGGCAACTGGCTTCCCCTCGGACTGCCAAGGGCTTCCGAGACAAGCGCTGACAGCATGGCCACGGCCGGCGGCATCGGTTCCGGGCTGATGTTCACATTCAGGCTCTACGACGCTCCGATCACGACGGGCTCCGCCCTGGATGGTGCGGTCATGCCAGTCATCGAAAGGCTGTCCTGCTCATGA
- a CDS encoding amino acid racemase has translation MKKIGMIGGLSWVSTAEYYKRVNEITQMTAGGVSSARIVLESVNRQDYVSAVIDRGDEAAACQQIADSARSLQSAGADFIVITCNDVHRFVPAIEPMINIPFLHIAQVTAEAVKSKGLGRTAILGVRKTMEGTFFPEIFARNDLATVEPNEAEKNFIHDSIYEELVHNRFHEETREKYKEVMIAMGKRGADSVALACTEIPLLISPGECPLPAFSTTELHCQAAVARALDAR, from the coding sequence ATGAAGAAAATCGGAATGATCGGTGGACTGAGCTGGGTCTCGACGGCTGAGTATTACAAGCGTGTCAATGAGATAACCCAGATGACCGCTGGCGGGGTTTCCTCGGCACGCATCGTTCTGGAAAGCGTCAATCGCCAAGACTATGTCAGTGCTGTAATTGACAGGGGCGACGAAGCTGCCGCCTGCCAGCAGATTGCGGACTCGGCACGATCGCTCCAGTCTGCCGGTGCCGATTTTATCGTGATTACCTGCAATGATGTGCACCGGTTTGTGCCTGCCATCGAGCCCATGATCAACATTCCGTTTCTCCACATCGCGCAAGTTACGGCGGAGGCAGTGAAATCGAAAGGCCTCGGCCGCACAGCTATCCTGGGCGTGAGGAAAACGATGGAGGGAACATTCTTTCCAGAGATTTTTGCCCGAAACGATCTGGCGACTGTCGAGCCCAACGAAGCTGAAAAAAACTTCATTCACGACAGCATCTACGAGGAGCTGGTCCATAATCGTTTCCACGAGGAAACGCGAGAAAAGTACAAGGAGGTGATGATTGCCATGGGGAAACGCGGTGCAGACAGCGTCGCTCTGGCCTGCACAGAAATACCATTGCTTATCTCTCCCGGAGAGTGCCCGCTGCCGGCGTTTTCGACCACCGAACTCCATTGCCAGGCAGCTGTAGCCCGAGCCCTTGATGCGCGGTAA
- a CDS encoding NIPSNAP family protein: MIIEIRHYTLKPGRREEFIDFFERENRAALRDAGMLVFGPLRDLENPDKVHWMRAFPTLEARETLKEGFYNGPVWNERIEHQAMPMIAHYEAEVTETTGGFEGFGGRPEL; this comes from the coding sequence ATGATCATCGAGATACGCCACTACACATTGAAGCCAGGACGCCGGGAAGAGTTCATCGACTTCTTCGAACGGGAAAATCGCGCCGCACTTCGCGATGCCGGAATGCTGGTCTTCGGCCCCCTGCGGGATCTTGAAAATCCGGACAAGGTGCATTGGATGCGGGCCTTTCCAACGCTTGAAGCGCGCGAGACCCTCAAGGAAGGTTTTTACAACGGGCCTGTCTGGAACGAGCGCATCGAGCATCAGGCCATGCCAATGATCGCACACTACGAGGCGGAAGTGACCGAAACGACTGGCGGGTTTGAAGGGTTTGGTGGCCGACCTGAGCTCTAA
- a CDS encoding dimethylsulfonioproprionate lyase family protein yields the protein MQNRSAALQAFVDAAETAFSDRARGEESQRSVSRSFSALAAPADKPRAAPVNEGSRLPVCDAYLDQLIDPTRFPDADLAALAETFRALEPALSWGKRKGTTAAASDTFDQGHANTLIIGPGGLERRTDVWLGVSLLAPDVRYPDHDHPPEETYLCMSRGDFTHGGSDWFEPGPGGSFYNSPGIMHAMRSGSEPLLAFWLLLAA from the coding sequence ATGCAAAACCGCTCTGCCGCGCTGCAAGCCTTTGTTGATGCGGCCGAAACCGCATTCAGCGACCGTGCCCGGGGAGAAGAGTCTCAGCGCTCTGTCAGCCGCTCTTTTTCGGCCCTGGCTGCGCCGGCGGACAAACCGCGCGCAGCCCCAGTCAATGAAGGATCGCGTTTGCCTGTCTGCGACGCGTATCTCGATCAGTTGATCGATCCGACGCGTTTTCCGGATGCAGATCTCGCAGCACTTGCGGAAACATTCCGGGCGCTGGAGCCAGCCCTTTCCTGGGGCAAACGCAAGGGCACTACAGCGGCAGCAAGCGACACGTTTGACCAGGGACATGCCAATACGCTGATCATCGGGCCTGGTGGACTGGAACGCAGGACGGATGTCTGGCTCGGTGTCTCCCTGCTTGCGCCAGATGTCCGCTACCCTGATCACGATCACCCACCGGAAGAGACCTATCTTTGCATGTCGCGCGGCGATTTCACCCACGGTGGCAGCGACTGGTTCGAGCCGGGCCCCGGCGGATCCTTCTACAATTCACCGGGGATCATGCACGCCATGCGCTCCGGATCTGAACCGCTTCTGGCATTCTGGCTTCTTCTGGCAGCGTGA
- a CDS encoding diaminopropionate ammonia-lyase, with protein MLDLFANSNTGYFDAGLTGERLLPDLLTREQFDRAENEVSSWEGYEKTPLLSFGPLAADLGLGEVLYKHEGDRFGLGSFKALGGAYAVMCVLQREISKRIGKDVSLAKVRDRAFPSEAKGITVISATDGNHGRSVAWGAARCGVSCRIYVHAEVSEHRVDAMRALGADVIRIDGDYDATVEQTRLDAEQNGWLIVSDTSWTGYTQTPIEVMAGYGVMAREITRDLATPPTHVFLQGGVGGLAAAVAAVFRQDWGTDAPKVYVVEPELAPCLFESAKAGRSTAVQIAEETIMAGLSCGEPSEVAWSVLASQTSGFLTIPEGVVAPTVRMLASFEPESARVQAGESGVAGLCGLICAATQPSLRAALGLNESSRVVLIGSEGVTDPVIYDQIIKGEI; from the coding sequence ATGTTGGACCTGTTCGCAAATTCAAACACGGGCTATTTCGACGCCGGACTGACAGGCGAACGTCTACTGCCTGACCTGTTGACCCGAGAGCAGTTCGATCGCGCGGAAAACGAAGTCAGCAGCTGGGAAGGCTATGAAAAGACGCCTTTGCTCAGCTTCGGTCCGTTGGCGGCGGATCTGGGACTGGGCGAAGTTCTCTACAAGCATGAGGGCGATCGCTTTGGCCTGGGCAGTTTCAAAGCCCTGGGCGGTGCCTACGCGGTGATGTGCGTCCTGCAGCGGGAAATATCGAAGCGTATTGGCAAGGACGTGTCCCTGGCGAAGGTCCGAGACCGCGCATTTCCGTCAGAGGCAAAGGGTATTACCGTGATTTCGGCAACAGACGGCAATCATGGCCGCTCGGTTGCCTGGGGTGCGGCCCGTTGTGGTGTATCCTGCCGGATCTATGTTCATGCCGAGGTCAGCGAGCACCGCGTTGATGCCATGCGCGCGCTGGGCGCAGACGTTATCCGCATTGATGGCGATTATGATGCGACTGTGGAGCAGACCCGCCTCGATGCTGAGCAGAACGGATGGCTGATCGTCTCCGACACCTCCTGGACCGGCTATACTCAAACGCCGATCGAGGTCATGGCCGGATACGGTGTGATGGCGCGCGAAATCACGCGTGATCTCGCAACACCGCCCACCCATGTTTTCCTGCAGGGCGGCGTGGGAGGATTGGCTGCTGCGGTGGCGGCTGTCTTCAGACAGGACTGGGGGACAGACGCGCCCAAGGTCTATGTGGTGGAGCCGGAGCTCGCACCTTGCCTCTTTGAAAGTGCAAAGGCAGGCCGCTCCACTGCTGTTCAGATCGCCGAAGAGACGATCATGGCCGGGCTCTCCTGCGGTGAACCGTCCGAGGTTGCCTGGTCCGTTCTGGCCTCGCAGACGAGTGGGTTCCTGACGATACCGGAAGGGGTGGTTGCCCCGACTGTGCGGATGCTTGCGTCTTTCGAGCCTGAAAGCGCCCGCGTCCAGGCCGGCGAAAGCGGGGTCGCCGGACTTTGCGGTCTGATCTGCGCGGCAACACAGCCATCCTTGCGCGCGGCGCTGGGGCTGAATGAAAGCTCCCGTGTGGTGTTGATTGGCTCCGAAGGCGTCACCGATCCGGTCATTTACGATCAGATCATCAAGGGCGAGATATAA
- a CDS encoding Lrp/AsnC family transcriptional regulator, translating into MKKETLSSDLDTFDLAILRLIQEDNTIPHRIIGEKVNLSAPSVQRRIKRMEKAGVIAAQRAVLEPSKVGLPLTILVEVELKAETGGQIDAIKAEFLAAREIQQCYYVTGEADFVLVILVSDMAEYEALTQRLFFGNANIRKFKTFVVMDRTKAAGSLNI; encoded by the coding sequence GTGAAGAAAGAAACCCTCTCGTCTGATCTGGACACGTTTGATCTCGCGATCCTGCGGCTCATCCAGGAGGACAACACGATCCCTCACCGCATCATCGGCGAGAAGGTCAATCTGTCTGCACCGAGCGTTCAAAGGCGCATCAAACGGATGGAGAAAGCCGGCGTGATCGCCGCGCAAAGAGCGGTTCTGGAACCGTCAAAAGTTGGATTGCCCCTGACGATCCTGGTGGAAGTCGAGCTCAAGGCTGAAACAGGAGGCCAGATCGACGCCATCAAGGCCGAATTTCTGGCCGCCCGAGAGATCCAGCAATGCTACTACGTCACGGGCGAAGCGGACTTCGTGCTTGTCATTTTGGTCAGCGATATGGCGGAATATGAGGCCCTCACACAACGCCTCTTTTTCGGCAACGCCAACATTCGCAAGTTCAAGACCTTCGTCGTCATGGACCGAACCAAAGCCGCCGGAAGCCTGAACATCTGA
- a CDS encoding ankyrin repeat domain-containing protein, which produces MTKSLDQLRRDAKTLRKAHQSNDVQALQRLKSHAPRTDTAALKHADYLHVIAREAGFPSWPALKLAADLLGMDLATKRQRLKLALSAGHFSAVEQFLAATPDIADGDFGLCLGLYRKSDVLAALDKSPQLATDLIATQAPPLTILARSKWFHHKPDLSEDMLAIARALHANGADLNQGAALSAETDHTLSPLYFAIGHANNMALGQWLLDNGANPNDGESLYHSTELGHHDGLRMLLAHGADPKGTNTLLRAMDFHDTEAIQLLLDHGAQVDEFDGTPVGGEAPWVIPALHHAARRMVPADLVTLLLDNGADPNRRFEGTTPYAYARILGHTELADQLAGRGADQTLSPVEAILADAADGHSAEAPLDPEEIPDAYRNIIRMLTSYSAKLDHIKRLVAMGVEYDRPDSAGLTPVQIAGWEGQSEVMQYLLSLKPDLAHINGYGGTLLSTVLHGAENCPGREDRDHIGCLRLALAHGVDVPRRALDHVASDEISEFLRDWASDHPDQIVENGAF; this is translated from the coding sequence ATGACAAAGTCTCTGGACCAACTCCGCCGCGACGCCAAAACCCTGCGCAAGGCACATCAGTCGAACGATGTACAGGCGCTACAGCGCCTCAAAAGCCATGCACCTCGAACAGACACGGCTGCGCTGAAACATGCCGACTATCTGCATGTGATTGCACGCGAGGCAGGTTTTCCGTCCTGGCCAGCTCTTAAACTCGCCGCGGATCTGCTCGGCATGGATCTCGCGACCAAACGTCAGCGACTGAAGCTCGCGCTGTCTGCGGGCCACTTCAGTGCGGTGGAGCAATTTCTTGCAGCCACGCCAGACATCGCTGACGGCGATTTCGGGCTATGTCTTGGCCTTTATCGCAAGTCGGACGTTCTTGCGGCTCTCGACAAGTCGCCGCAACTCGCGACCGACCTGATTGCCACTCAGGCGCCTCCCCTTACCATCCTTGCCCGTTCAAAGTGGTTTCATCACAAACCGGACCTGTCAGAGGACATGCTGGCGATCGCACGCGCCCTCCATGCAAACGGTGCCGACCTCAATCAGGGTGCCGCACTGTCAGCCGAAACTGACCACACGCTCTCGCCGCTTTATTTTGCGATCGGCCACGCCAACAACATGGCACTTGGTCAATGGCTACTCGACAACGGCGCCAACCCCAACGATGGAGAAAGCCTCTATCATTCCACCGAGCTTGGTCATCATGATGGTTTACGCATGCTGCTGGCCCATGGCGCTGATCCCAAAGGCACCAACACCCTGCTGCGTGCGATGGATTTTCATGACACGGAAGCCATTCAGCTGCTTCTGGATCACGGCGCGCAAGTAGACGAGTTTGACGGCACTCCGGTCGGAGGCGAGGCACCATGGGTCATCCCGGCGCTCCACCATGCGGCGCGCCGCATGGTCCCTGCGGACCTGGTGACGCTCTTGCTGGACAATGGAGCTGATCCAAACCGCCGGTTTGAAGGCACAACGCCATATGCCTACGCGCGCATTTTGGGTCACACGGAACTCGCTGATCAACTTGCGGGCCGCGGCGCGGATCAAACGCTCAGTCCGGTGGAGGCGATCCTTGCCGACGCAGCTGACGGTCACTCGGCGGAGGCTCCACTTGATCCAGAGGAGATCCCGGACGCCTATCGCAATATCATTCGGATGCTTACGTCCTACTCGGCGAAACTCGACCACATCAAACGACTTGTCGCCATGGGTGTTGAGTATGACCGCCCGGATTCAGCAGGCCTGACGCCCGTGCAGATCGCTGGCTGGGAAGGCCAGTCCGAGGTCATGCAATACCTACTGAGCCTAAAACCTGACCTCGCTCATATAAACGGCTATGGAGGCACTCTGCTCTCCACCGTCCTGCATGGAGCAGAGAATTGCCCTGGGCGAGAAGACAGGGACCATATTGGTTGCCTGCGTTTGGCGTTGGCGCATGGCGTTGACGTGCCGCGCCGAGCTCTCGACCATGTGGCTTCCGACGAGATCTCGGAATTCCTGCGGGATTGGGCCAGCGACCATCCGGATCAGATCGTGGAAAACGGCGCTTTCTAG